One segment of Sesamum indicum cultivar Zhongzhi No. 13 linkage group LG4, S_indicum_v1.0, whole genome shotgun sequence DNA contains the following:
- the LOC105159877 gene encoding probable U3 small nucleolar RNA-associated protein 11, whose protein sequence is MSSLRNAIPRKAHKERAQPHARKKFGLLEKHKDYVERARAYHKKEQALQKLKEKAAFRNPDEFYFKMIKTKTVNGVHRLESEANKYTKEELMLMKTQDIGYILQKLQAEKKKIEKLSGMLHCLDNNSSGKHVYFAEDRDEAREIRAKVSENRESLTFEDLPKDVKRKTAASYRELEARKSRVKELEKIYMDMAMQKELQKKGRKRKLREDEIVSPTSGPVYKWRQERKR, encoded by the exons ATGTCGTCTTTAAGGAATGCTATTCCAAGAAAAGCTCATAAGGAGCGCGCTCAGCC GCATGCAAGAAAGAAATTTGGGTTGCTTGAAAAGCATAAGGATTATGTCGAGCGTGCGCGAGCCTACCACAAGAAGGAGCAGGCTTTGCAG AAACTTAAAGAAAAAGCGGCTTTTAGGAACCCCGATGAGTTCTACTTCAAGATGATTAAAACCAAAACTGTAAATGGAGTCCACAGATTGGA GAGTGAAGCAAACAAGTACACTAAAGAAGAGCTTATGTTGATGAAGACTCAAGATATTGGATATATTTTGCAGAAACTTCAAGCAGAAAAAAAG aaaattgaaaagctGAGTGGTATGTTGCATTGTCTTGACAACAACTCTTCTGGCAAACACGTGTATTTTGCTGAAGACAG GGATGAAGCAAGAGAAATACGAGCAAAGGTGTCAGAAAACAGAGAAAGCCTCACTTTTGAAGACTTGCCTAAAGATGTCAAAAG GAAGACAGCTGCTTCTTACCGGGAGCTAGAGGCTAGAAAAAGCCGAGTGAAAGAGCTAGAGAAAATATACATGGACATGGCAATGCAGAAAGAATTGCAG AAGAAGGGCAGGAAACGAAAACTGCGCGAAGATGAAATTGTTTCTCCAACCTCTGGACCCGTGTACAAGTGGCGGCAGGAAAGAAAGCGCTAA
- the LOC105159876 gene encoding L-2-hydroxyglutarate dehydrogenase, mitochondrial isoform X1 — translation MKPDTATKIFRALLAAGRKPRLFSTEQYKSVPTETTDAVVIGAGVVGIAVARELAMKLAREVLVIESAATFGTGSSSRNSEVIHAGIYYPRNSLKAAFCVRGRQLLYKYCEEHHIPHKQIGKLIVATGSSEISKLDLLMTRGIENGVEGLRMMDGHEATRMEPELQCLKALLSPASGIVDSHSFMLSLLGEAENHGATFSYNTTVTGGKYDGDRVKLYISDSQALRNWDWKSPLKPDLILSPRILVNSAGLGALALSKRIHGLDNGIIPRPYFARGCYFTLSNVRSPPFQHLIYPIPEDGGLGVHVTLDLNGQVRFGPDVEWIDGVDDISSFLNLFDYSVPGDRANRFYPEIRKYYPYLKDGSLEPGYAGIRPKLSGAKQGPIDFVIQGEEIHGIPGLINLFGIESPGLTSCLAIAEHVAARLSR, via the exons ATGAAACCCGACACCGCAACTAAGATTTTCCGGGCCCTCTTGGCTGCAGGTAGAAAACCCAGATTATTTTCCACAGAACAGTATAAATCGGTACCCACAGAAACGACGGACGCGGTGGTGATAGGCGCCGGGGTGGTGGGGATAGCGGTGGCGCGTGAGCTTGCCATGAAACTCGCCAGAGAAGTATTAGTGATAGAATCGGCGGCCACTTTCGGGACAGGCTCGAGTTCTCGCAACAGTGAAGTCATTCATGCTGGCATTTATTACCCTCGCAATTCTCTCAAG GCAGCCTTCTGTGTTAGAGGGAGGCAATTGCTGTATAAATATTGTGAAGAACATCATATTCCACATAAACAGATTGGCAAGCTCATAGTAGCCACTGGATCTTCAGAAATTTCCAAGTTGGATTTGCTGATGACCCGAGGAATTGAAAATGGAGTGGAAGGCCTAAGGATGATGGATGGTCATGAAGCTACACGAATGGAACCGGAGTTGCAGTGCCTGAAAGCTCTACTATCCCCTGCTTCAGGGATAGTTGATAGCCATTCATTTATGCTATCGCTGCTG GGGGAAGCTGAGAACCATGGAGCAACTTTCTCTTACAATACTACTGTAACTGGTGGTAAATACGATGGCGACCGTGTCAAGCTTTACATTTCTGACAGCCAGGCTCTTAGGAACTGGGATTGGAAGTCTCCATTGAAACCAGATCTAATTCTTAGTCCCAGAATTCTTGTGAATTCTGCAGGCCTGGGTGCCCTGGCTCTTTCTAAGCGAATCCATGGCCTAGATAATGGAATTATTCCGAGACCCTACTTTGCCCGTGGTTGCTATTTTACATTATCAAATGTTAGATCGCCTCCCTTCCAACATTTGATTTATCCTATACCTGAAGATGGTGGCCTCGGAGTGCATGTTACCTTGGATTTAAATGGCCAAGTCAGATTCGGTCCTGATGTTGAATGGATCGATGGTGTGGATGACATTTCAAGCTTCCTCAACTT GTTTGATTATTCTGTGCCTGGAGATCGCGCAAACCGGTTTTATCCTGAAATAAGGAAGTACTACCCATACCTTAAGGATGGATCATTGGAGCCTGGCTATGCTGGTATTCGACCGAAACTTTCTGGGGCAAAGCAGGGTCCAATTGATTTTGTAATACAG GGAGAGGAGATTCATGGCATACCAGGCCTCATAAACCTTTTTGGTATTGAATCACCTGGCCTAACTTCATGTCTCGCCATAGCAGAGCATGTTGCTGCCAGATTATCAAGATga
- the LOC105159876 gene encoding L-2-hydroxyglutarate dehydrogenase, mitochondrial isoform X2 codes for MNFIKCYLEESCSNYHSSLFWQFLETLIARNADPKLLLQAAFCVRGRQLLYKYCEEHHIPHKQIGKLIVATGSSEISKLDLLMTRGIENGVEGLRMMDGHEATRMEPELQCLKALLSPASGIVDSHSFMLSLLGEAENHGATFSYNTTVTGGKYDGDRVKLYISDSQALRNWDWKSPLKPDLILSPRILVNSAGLGALALSKRIHGLDNGIIPRPYFARGCYFTLSNVRSPPFQHLIYPIPEDGGLGVHVTLDLNGQVRFGPDVEWIDGVDDISSFLNLFDYSVPGDRANRFYPEIRKYYPYLKDGSLEPGYAGIRPKLSGAKQGPIDFVIQGEEIHGIPGLINLFGIESPGLTSCLAIAEHVAARLSR; via the exons ATGAATTTCATAAAATGTTACCTTGAAGAATCTTGCTCAAACTACCATAGTTCACTGTTTTGGCAATTTCTTGAAACTCTTATAGCGAGAAACGCGGATCCGAAACTTCTTTTGCAGGCAGCCTTCTGTGTTAGAGGGAGGCAATTGCTGTATAAATATTGTGAAGAACATCATATTCCACATAAACAGATTGGCAAGCTCATAGTAGCCACTGGATCTTCAGAAATTTCCAAGTTGGATTTGCTGATGACCCGAGGAATTGAAAATGGAGTGGAAGGCCTAAGGATGATGGATGGTCATGAAGCTACACGAATGGAACCGGAGTTGCAGTGCCTGAAAGCTCTACTATCCCCTGCTTCAGGGATAGTTGATAGCCATTCATTTATGCTATCGCTGCTG GGGGAAGCTGAGAACCATGGAGCAACTTTCTCTTACAATACTACTGTAACTGGTGGTAAATACGATGGCGACCGTGTCAAGCTTTACATTTCTGACAGCCAGGCTCTTAGGAACTGGGATTGGAAGTCTCCATTGAAACCAGATCTAATTCTTAGTCCCAGAATTCTTGTGAATTCTGCAGGCCTGGGTGCCCTGGCTCTTTCTAAGCGAATCCATGGCCTAGATAATGGAATTATTCCGAGACCCTACTTTGCCCGTGGTTGCTATTTTACATTATCAAATGTTAGATCGCCTCCCTTCCAACATTTGATTTATCCTATACCTGAAGATGGTGGCCTCGGAGTGCATGTTACCTTGGATTTAAATGGCCAAGTCAGATTCGGTCCTGATGTTGAATGGATCGATGGTGTGGATGACATTTCAAGCTTCCTCAACTT GTTTGATTATTCTGTGCCTGGAGATCGCGCAAACCGGTTTTATCCTGAAATAAGGAAGTACTACCCATACCTTAAGGATGGATCATTGGAGCCTGGCTATGCTGGTATTCGACCGAAACTTTCTGGGGCAAAGCAGGGTCCAATTGATTTTGTAATACAG GGAGAGGAGATTCATGGCATACCAGGCCTCATAAACCTTTTTGGTATTGAATCACCTGGCCTAACTTCATGTCTCGCCATAGCAGAGCATGTTGCTGCCAGATTATCAAGATga